A genomic region of Arachis hypogaea cultivar Tifrunner chromosome 5, arahy.Tifrunner.gnm2.J5K5, whole genome shotgun sequence contains the following coding sequences:
- the LOC112800868 gene encoding ACT domain-containing protein ACR8, which yields MEWPACTNEYEKLLRRMNTPRVAIDNAVCPTATLVKVDSARRHGILLDAVQVLTDLNLPIKKAYISSDGKWFMDVFHVTDQQGNKLTDESVIKYIEQSLGSIHNERTNHSNGLTALELTGTDRVGLLSEVFAVLADLQCDVVEAKVWTHNGRIASLIYVKDCDSGSTIEDSQKINRIEVRLRNILKGDNDIRSAKTTVALSVMHTERRLHQMMFADRDYERTPILKFTSDSPLVTVQNWAERGYSVVNVQCKDRIKLLFDLVCNLTDMEYVVFHATITTNGDQAYLEFYIRHKDGTPISSEPERQRVIQCLKAAVERRASEGVRLELCAEDKQGLLAEVMRIFRENALNVTRAEISTAGNMATNVFYVTDAIGNTADPKIIESVRQLIGLSNLEVKELPLLWHQKEEREDQTVGGAVWLSIGSLVRRNLYNLGLIKSCS from the exons ATGGAGTGGCCAGCTTGTACGAACGAATACGAAAAGCTTCTAAGACGGATGAACACACCCag GGTTGCCATTGACAATGCTGTCTGTCCCACAGCGACTCTGGTCAAG GTTGATAGTGCCAGAAGGCATGGTATACTATTGGATGCAGTGCAAGTGCTCACTGATTTGAACCTTCCAATTAAAAAGGCCTATATTTCCTCTGATGGAAAGTGGTTCATGGATG TTTTTCATGTAACGGATCAACAAGGAAACAAGCTAACAGATGAGAGCGTTATAAAATACATCGAACAG TCATTGGGAAGTATTCACAATGAGAGAACCAATCACTCAAACGGTCTCACTGCTTTGGAATTAACCGGTACAGACCGAGTCGGCCTTCTATCGGAGGTGTTCGCAGTGCTAGCTGATCTTCAATGTGATGTTGTTGAGGCTAAAGTTTGGACTCACAATGGACGCATTGCATCCCTAATCTATGTTAAAGACTGTGATTCTGGTTCCACCATTGAGGACTCccagaaaataaataggattgaAGTGAGGTTGAGAAATATTTTGAAGGGAGACAATGACATTAGAAGTGCCAAAACCACTGTTGCTCTGTCTGTCATGCACACGGAAAGAAGGCTGCATCAAATGATGTTTGCCGACCGTGATTATGAGAGAACTCCCATTCTCAAGTTTACTTCTGATTCTCCTTTAGTGACTGTTCAGAATTGGGCCGAAAGGGGTTATTCGGTTGTGAATGTCCAGTGCAAGGATCGAATCAAGTTATTATTCGATCTTGTATGCAACTTGACAGACATGGAATATGTTGTGTTCCATGCAACTATTACCACTAATGGTGACCAAGCCTACCTG GAGTTTTACATAAGACATAAGGATGGCACTCCAATTAGTTCAGAACCAGAGCGGCAACGGGTAATCCAATGCTTAAAGGCTGCAGTTGAGAGAAGGGCATCTGAG GGTGTTCGACTAGAGCTGTGCGCAGAAGATAAACAGGGGCTTCTAGCAGAGGTGATGAGAATTTTCCGAGAGAATGCGCTGAATGTGACAAGGGCAGAGATATCCACCGCAGGAAACATGGCCACAAATGTGTTCTATGTGACGGACGCCATTGGAAACACAGCCGATCCAAAAATAATCGAATCTGTTAGGCAATTAATCGGGTTAAGCAATTTGGAAGTGAAGGAGTTGCCATTGCTATGGCATcagaaggaagagagagaggatCAAACAGTTGGTGGAGCTGTGTGGCTTTCTATTGGGAGCCTTGTGAGAAGGAATTTGTACAATTTGGGACTAATCAAATCATGTTCTTAA